Proteins encoded by one window of Arachis ipaensis cultivar K30076 chromosome B04, Araip1.1, whole genome shotgun sequence:
- the LOC107638282 gene encoding dolichyl-diphosphooligosaccharide--protein glycosyltransferase subunit STT3A isoform X2, producing MAASDAPNGDVLIRNAFGSVLAFLILLLIGVLAFSIRLFSVIKYESVIHEFDPYFNYRVTQFLTKNGIYDFWNWFDDRTWYPLGRVIGGTVYPGLTLTAGTLYWFLHSLNIPLSVETVCVFTAPIFSAFASWATFLLTKEVKGVGAGLTAAALLAMVPSYISRSVAGSYDNEAVAIFALIFTFYLYIKTLNTGSLFYATLNSLSYFYMVCSWGGYTFIINLIPMHVLLCIVTGRYSSRLYIAYAPLVVLGTLLAALVPVVGFNAVMTSEHFASFLVFIIIHVVALVYYIKGILSPKMFKVALALVVSIGLAVCCAMVAVIIALVASSPTKGWSGRSLSLLDPTYASKYIPIIASVSEHQPPTWPSYFMDINVLAFLIPAGIIACFSPLSDASLFAVLYIVLSVYFSGVMVRLMLVLAPAACILSGIALSQAFDVFTRSIKFQLPSLSDHSHIDARDASSENIVPDDTIKTDKSEDTPKERMTKRSKKKEKEPVEKPPTKFQIKKRLSVLPFEASIIAVILLVLLVAFYVVHCVWAAAEAYSAPSIVLTSHSNDGLHVFDDFREAYAWLSHNTDVDDKVASWWDYGYQTTAMANRTVIVDNNTWNNTHIATVGTAMSSPEKAAWEIFHSLDVKYVLVVFGGLVGYPSDDINKFLWMVRIGGGVFPHIKEPDYLEDC from the exons aatgggatatatgattTCTGGAACTGGTTTGATGACCGAACTTG GTATCCTCTTGGTCGTGTAATTGGTGGGACTGTCTATCCTGGTCTGACCTTGACAGCAGGAACCTTATATTG GTTTTTGCATTCCTTGAACATCCCTCTCTCTGTAGAAACTGTCTGTGTGTTTACTGCACCTATTTTCTCTGCCTTTGCTTCATGGGCAACTTTTCTTCTGACAAAG GAGGTTAAGGGTGTTGGAGCTGGCTTGACAGCGGCTGCTCTTTTGGCCATG GTCCCTTCATATATATCTCGATCAGTGGCTGGAAGCTATGATAATGAAGCTGTGGCTATATTTGCATTAATCTTCACTTTCTATCTCTATATTAAG ACACTAAATACTGGATCCCTCTTTTATGCAACTTTGAATTCACTATCATACTTTTAtatg GTTTGCTCATGGGGAGGGTACACTTTTATCATTAACCTTATTCCGATGCATGTACTCTTGTGCATAGTTACTGGTCGCTATTCTTCGCGGCTGTACATTGCATATGCACCTCTT GTTGTATTGGGCACACTGCTGGCTGCCCTGGTGCCTGTTGTTGGGTTTAATGCTGTAATGACATCAGAGCATTTTGCATCATTTCTG GTTTTTATTATCATCCATGTGGTGGCTCTTGTGTACTATATTAAAGGGATTCTTTCCCCGAAAATGTTCAAAGTAGCTTTGGCACTAGTTGTTTCCATTGGCCT GGCAGTGTGTTGTGCAATGGTAGCAGTAATAATAGCCCTTGTAGCTTCTAGCCCAACAAAGGGTTGGAGTGGGAGAAGTTTAAGTCTACTTGATCC TACCTATGCAAGCAAGTATATACCAATCATTGCTAGTGTTAGCGAGCATCAGCCACCTACTTGGCCTTCTTACTTTATGGATATAAATGTGTTGGCATTCTTGATTCCAGCTGGCATAATT GCTTGCTTTTCACCCCTTTCTGATGCAAGCTTGTTTGCGGTACTTTATATTGTACTATCAGTATATTTTTCTGGAGTCATG GTTCGCCTGATGCTTGTGCTTGCTCCTGCGGCTTGCATCTTATCTGGAATTGCTCTTTCTCAAGCTTTTGATGTTTTCACACGATCAATTAAGTTTCAGCTACCAAGCCTATCAGATCATTCCCATATTGAT GCAAGGGATGCCAGTTCTGAAAATATTGTGCCGGATGACACAATAAAGACAGATAAAAGCGAGGATACACCAAAGGAACGGATGACAAAAAGAAGcaagaagaaggaaaaggagCCTGTGGAAAAGCCTCCAACCAAGTTCCAAATTAAGAAGAGGCTTTCGGTTTTGCCCTTTGAGGCATCCATCATTGCTGTTATCTTACTTGTCTTGCTGGTTGCCTTCTATGTG GTTCACTGTGTATGGGCAGCAGCAGAAGCTTATTCAGCACCTTCTATTGTTCTAACCTCACATTCAAATGATGGACTTCATGTTTTTGATGATTTTAGAGAGGCTTATGCTTGGTTGAGTCATAACACAGATGTAGATGATAAA GTGGCATCTTGGTGGGATTATGGGTACCAAACAACTGCCATGGCTAACCGAACTGTGATTGTTGACAATAATACTTGGAATAACACACATATTGCTACTGTTGGCACTGCCATGTCTTCTCCAGAGAAGGCAGCTTGGGAAATTTTCCACTCCTTGGATGTCAAATATGTTCTGGTTGTCTTTGGAG GACTGGTTGGCTATCCTAGTGATGATATTAACAAGTTCCTGTGGATGGTTCGTATTGGAGGGGGTGTCTTCCCGCACATAAAGGAACCAGATTACTTA GAGGATTGTTAA